The Sedimentisphaera salicampi genome includes a region encoding these proteins:
- a CDS encoding glycosyltransferase family 9 protein, whose translation MFYYYDDIIPQGRGLILHPGALGDCILTLKLADFLKSQLGLSSIHFCGQMQNISFFPGRTSIDRISDIASANISRLFLPSKDFDPSVESSLAEKFSFYDWIISFMGEEGSDFEANLAVTACLSCTPEISIIPAAAPGDYEGHISHFYLESFFNRKLVSLEAFGIDNPHKYLHQQHESLISPNLNDVHAGREILHASRVELKGSERLAVICPGSGGEFKCWHIENFIQAAKMLAAEGLKPIFLLGYVEQERLSSSDINRLEHAGAVLSGLDIDQVVSLLTHTDIFLGNDSGVTHLAGLMGLPVLAVFGKTEPNRFSPLGGRAEITVQPEKSFAEFSEESVMDVCGRLKTMLD comes from the coding sequence ATGTTTTACTATTACGACGACATAATCCCTCAGGGCAGGGGGCTGATACTCCATCCGGGAGCCTTGGGCGACTGTATATTAACCCTCAAGCTTGCTGATTTTCTAAAATCTCAGCTTGGCCTCTCCAGCATACACTTCTGCGGGCAGATGCAGAACATCTCTTTCTTTCCGGGCAGAACAAGCATAGACAGGATAAGCGATATCGCCTCAGCGAACATATCGAGGCTTTTTCTCCCAAGCAAAGACTTCGACCCCTCAGTCGAAAGCAGTCTTGCAGAGAAATTCAGCTTCTACGACTGGATAATCAGTTTTATGGGCGAGGAAGGGAGCGATTTCGAGGCAAATCTTGCGGTAACTGCCTGCCTAAGCTGCACGCCTGAGATATCGATTATTCCTGCCGCCGCACCGGGCGATTATGAAGGGCATATAAGCCATTTTTATCTGGAAAGTTTCTTCAACCGCAAGCTGGTGTCTTTAGAGGCTTTCGGGATTGATAATCCGCATAAATACCTCCATCAGCAGCACGAATCGCTTATATCGCCAAACCTGAACGACGTGCATGCCGGCCGTGAGATACTCCATGCCAGCAGAGTTGAGCTGAAAGGCTCGGAAAGGCTTGCCGTGATTTGTCCGGGCAGCGGCGGGGAGTTTAAATGCTGGCATATTGAAAACTTTATTCAGGCTGCGAAAATGCTTGCCGCAGAGGGGCTCAAACCAATTTTCCTTCTCGGATATGTTGAGCAGGAGCGGCTTTCCAGCTCCGATATAAACCGCCTTGAACATGCAGGTGCTGTGCTTTCTGGTCTTGATATAGATCAGGTAGTAAGCCTGCTTACTCATACAGACATTTTTCTCGGGAATGATTCGGGAGTAACTCATCTGGCAGGGCTTATGGGTCTGCCGGTGCTCGCTGTGTTCGGCAAAACAGAGCCGAACAGATTCTCGCCGCTGGGAGGGCGGGCCGAGATAACGGTTCAGCCGGAAAAAAGCTTTGCGGAATTCAGCGAAGAAAGCGTTATGGATGTATGCGGAAGGCTCAAGACGATGCTTGATTAA